Proteins from a single region of Candidatus Polarisedimenticolia bacterium:
- a CDS encoding amidase family protein — protein MRRLLMVFCVVTLVGSVLAASKPPAASFSVVEAGIPEMQAALEANRVTSRQLVQQYLVRIATYEDKLHAAITINPKALEEADARDRERKEKHLRGPLHGIPIAIKDNIQTTDLPTTGGALAFDGFVPPYEATLVKNLREAGAIILAKTQMTELANFVASGMPGNYNAVSGYGMNPYDPRRDPREATADGRPILTVAGSSSGIGTTANLWAASVGTETSGSILTPSSYTMLVGIKPTVGRISRYGVIPITADQDTAGPMAKTVTDAAILLGVLEGKSPDPQDPVDTACGRPGDYRRFLNRAGLKGARIGIPRAFFYNKVAIPGEKEPDGGLNPDQAKLMDEAIAVLKREGAVIIDPADLPSILAPEAGDNLLKWGPCGGYDEAKGKDADCSVVLKYGMKRDFNKWLASLGAAAPVKTLTELRLWNVAHQRGGAIKYGQAQLDISDEMNVETDRPRYEADLAKNLRLTAKEGIDSVMDREKLDALLFPSSSGCWVSAMPGYPTVIVPLGFVPNAPTPPFPAGVEAKPSPYGVSFAGKACSEPRLIELAYAFEQATKRRVPPPFAP, from the coding sequence TTGCGTCGGCTCTTGATGGTCTTCTGTGTCGTGACACTCGTTGGAAGCGTCCTGGCGGCTTCGAAGCCGCCGGCCGCTTCGTTCAGCGTCGTCGAAGCCGGCATCCCGGAGATGCAGGCGGCTTTGGAGGCCAACCGCGTCACGTCCCGGCAGCTCGTGCAGCAATATCTGGTGCGGATCGCGACCTACGAGGACAAGCTGCATGCCGCCATCACGATCAATCCGAAGGCGCTGGAGGAGGCCGACGCGCGGGACCGGGAGCGTAAGGAGAAGCATCTGCGCGGACCGCTGCACGGCATTCCGATTGCCATAAAAGACAACATCCAGACCACCGATCTGCCCACCACCGGTGGCGCGCTGGCCTTCGATGGATTCGTGCCGCCTTATGAAGCGACTCTCGTGAAGAACCTGCGTGAGGCGGGTGCGATCATCCTGGCCAAGACGCAGATGACGGAGCTGGCCAATTTCGTCGCGAGCGGCATGCCCGGCAACTACAACGCCGTGAGCGGCTACGGCATGAACCCCTATGACCCGCGCAGGGACCCGCGGGAGGCGACGGCGGACGGGCGCCCCATTCTCACCGTGGCCGGCTCGAGCTCGGGCATCGGTACCACGGCGAATCTCTGGGCCGCCAGCGTCGGCACGGAAACTTCCGGGTCGATCCTCACACCTTCCAGCTACACGATGCTCGTGGGCATCAAGCCGACGGTTGGCCGCATCAGCCGCTACGGCGTCATTCCCATCACGGCCGATCAGGACACGGCCGGGCCGATGGCGAAGACCGTGACCGACGCTGCCATTCTTCTCGGCGTCCTGGAGGGGAAGAGTCCCGATCCCCAGGATCCCGTGGATACGGCGTGCGGGCGCCCGGGTGATTACAGGCGTTTCCTGAACCGGGCCGGCTTGAAGGGGGCGCGCATCGGCATCCCCCGGGCCTTCTTCTATAACAAGGTTGCCATTCCCGGGGAGAAGGAGCCCGACGGAGGGCTCAACCCCGATCAGGCGAAGCTGATGGACGAAGCCATCGCCGTCCTGAAGCGGGAAGGGGCGGTCATCATCGACCCGGCCGACCTGCCGAGCATCCTGGCCCCCGAGGCGGGCGACAATCTCCTGAAGTGGGGTCCGTGCGGCGGGTACGACGAGGCGAAGGGGAAGGATGCCGATTGCTCCGTCGTCCTCAAGTACGGCATGAAGCGGGATTTCAACAAGTGGCTGGCCTCTCTCGGAGCGGCGGCCCCCGTGAAGACGCTGACCGAGCTGCGGCTGTGGAACGTGGCGCACCAGAGGGGCGGCGCCATCAAGTACGGGCAGGCGCAGCTCGACATCTCCGACGAGATGAACGTGGAAACCGATCGGCCGCGTTACGAGGCCGACCTGGCGAAAAACCTGCGGCTCACCGCCAAGGAAGGAATCGACAGCGTGATGGACCGGGAGAAGCTGGATGCGCTCCTCTTCCCGTCCTCGAGCGGCTGCTGGGTATCGGCGATGCCGGGCTACCCGACGGTGATCGTTCCGCTGGGGTTCGTTCCCAATGCGCCAACGCCTCCCTTCCCCGCGGGCGTGGAAGCGAAGCCG